The Parabacteroides sp. AD58 genome includes a window with the following:
- a CDS encoding aspartate-semialdehyde dehydrogenase, protein MNVAIVGASGAVGQEFLRVLDQRNFPIDNLVLFGSSRSAGRDYTFRGKQYTVKELKHNDDFKGIDVAFVSAGGGTSIEFAETITKHGAVMIDNSSAFRMEKDVPLVVPEVNPEDALDRPRGIIANPNCTTIQMVVALKAIENLSHIKRVHVATYQAASGAGATAMAELKKQFEQLLNGEEPTVEKFAYQLAYNLIPHVDVFTDNGYTKEEMKMYNETRKIMHSDIEVSATCVRVPVMRAHSEATWVETERPLSLEEVRQAFAQMDGVVLQDEPAKKVYPMPLFVADHDEVYVGRIRKDLTNPNGLSFWTVSDQIRKGAALNAVQIAEYLLKVGNIR, encoded by the coding sequence ATGAATGTAGCAATTGTTGGTGCAAGTGGTGCAGTAGGACAAGAGTTCTTACGTGTGCTTGATCAGAGAAATTTTCCGATAGACAACCTGGTATTATTTGGTTCGTCTCGTAGTGCAGGACGTGATTATACGTTCCGTGGTAAACAGTATACTGTCAAGGAGCTGAAGCACAACGACGATTTTAAGGGTATCGATGTTGCTTTCGTTTCAGCTGGAGGCGGCACTTCCATTGAATTTGCTGAGACAATTACAAAGCATGGCGCTGTAATGATCGATAATTCAAGTGCTTTCCGTATGGAAAAGGATGTTCCTCTGGTAGTTCCGGAAGTAAATCCGGAAGATGCGCTGGATCGTCCGCGTGGCATCATTGCCAATCCGAATTGTACAACAATCCAGATGGTCGTTGCTTTGAAAGCTATTGAAAACCTGTCGCACATCAAACGTGTACATGTGGCTACTTACCAAGCTGCCAGTGGTGCCGGTGCAACAGCTATGGCTGAACTGAAGAAGCAATTCGAACAGTTGTTGAATGGTGAAGAGCCTACTGTTGAAAAGTTCGCTTATCAGTTGGCATACAACTTGATTCCGCATGTAGATGTCTTTACAGATAATGGTTATACAAAGGAAGAAATGAAGATGTATAACGAAACACGTAAGATTATGCACTCAGATATCGAAGTAAGTGCAACTTGTGTGCGTGTTCCGGTTATGCGTGCTCATAGTGAAGCTACATGGGTTGAGACAGAACGTCCGCTTTCATTGGAAGAAGTTCGTCAGGCCTTTGCTCAGATGGATGGTGTGGTTCTGCAGGATGAACCGGCTAAGAAAGTATATCCGATGCCGTTGTTCGTTGCCGATCACGATGAAGTGTATGTAGGTCGTATCCGTAAGGACCTGACAAATCCGAATGGTTTATCGTTCTGGACTGTAAGCGATCAGATCCGTAAAGGGGCCGCTTTGAATGCCGTTCAAATTGCTGAATATTTGTTGAAGGTAGGTAATATCCGATAA
- a CDS encoding DUF554 domain-containing protein has product MLGTIVNTICIMIGSTVGSVAKRAIKPQYQSALYHAMGLAALVLGINAVTSHLPESNYPVLFIVSLALGTLVGTLLDLSGKFNRVVQHFSKSNLAEGLSTGILLYCIGTLSMVGPIMSALYGDNTYLFTNATLDLVTSTVLASTYGFGMILAAPVLFLFQGSIYLITSLAGDVISEELMNEISIVGGVLIASSGLAILEIKDCKTLNMLPALAVPVFFFIAKYLIGF; this is encoded by the coding sequence ATGTTAGGAACGATTGTCAATACCATTTGTATCATGATAGGCAGCACGGTCGGCAGTGTAGCCAAACGTGCCATCAAGCCTCAATATCAGAGTGCATTGTATCACGCCATGGGTTTGGCGGCCTTAGTTTTAGGAATCAATGCCGTTACTTCACATCTGCCGGAAAGTAATTATCCGGTCCTGTTTATCGTCAGTCTGGCATTAGGTACGTTAGTCGGTACTTTATTAGACCTGTCCGGCAAGTTCAACCGTGTCGTGCAACACTTCTCCAAGTCCAATCTGGCAGAAGGACTCTCGACAGGTATCTTATTATATTGTATAGGAACCTTATCGATGGTCGGGCCTATCATGAGTGCCCTCTACGGCGACAATACATATTTGTTTACCAATGCGACCCTTGATCTGGTGACTTCGACCGTCCTGGCCAGTACCTACGGATTCGGAATGATCCTGGCTGCCCCAGTATTGTTCCTGTTCCAAGGATCAATTTATCTGATTACTTCTTTGGCTGGTGACGTGATTTCAGAAGAGCTGATGAATGAGATTTCCATTGTGGGTGGTGTATTGATTGCCAGTTCCGGTCTGGCTATTCTCGAAATCAAAGACTGCAAAACATTGAATATGCTTCCGGCCCTAGCAGTTCCGGTATTTTTCTTCATAGCCAAATATCTGATTGGTTTTTAG
- the dusB gene encoding tRNA dihydrouridine synthase DusB produces MKIGNIDLGERPVFLAPMEDVTDIAFRLMCKRFGADMVYTEFVSSDALIRSVSKTQQKLIVSDEERPVAIQIYGRDVASMVEAARICEAAHPDILDINFGCPVKRVAGKGAGAGMLQNIPLMLEITREVVKAVNIPVTVKTRLGWDADHKIIVELAEQLQDCGIAALSIHGRTRAQMYTGEADWTLIGAVKNNPRMTIPIIGNGDVTSAEICRQRFDTYGVDGVMIGRGSIGRPWIFREVKHYLTTGELLPPESFHWYLDILKEQVTDSVNRLDERRGILHIRRHLAATSLFKGIPDFKQTRVAMLRAETVKELFEIMDSIPEKFEI; encoded by the coding sequence ATGAAGATCGGAAATATAGATTTGGGAGAACGGCCGGTGTTTCTGGCACCGATGGAGGATGTAACGGATATTGCGTTTCGCTTGATGTGCAAGCGTTTTGGGGCAGATATGGTTTATACGGAATTTGTTTCGAGCGACGCTTTGATCCGCAGTGTCAGCAAAACGCAGCAGAAGCTGATTGTGTCAGACGAAGAACGCCCGGTGGCCATCCAGATTTATGGTCGTGATGTAGCTTCGATGGTAGAAGCTGCCCGCATTTGCGAAGCAGCGCACCCTGATATATTGGATATTAATTTCGGTTGTCCGGTGAAACGTGTTGCCGGAAAAGGAGCCGGAGCCGGTATGTTGCAGAATATTCCCTTAATGCTCGAAATCACACGGGAAGTAGTAAAAGCCGTCAATATACCGGTTACGGTCAAGACTCGTTTGGGTTGGGATGCCGATCATAAGATTATTGTGGAACTGGCCGAACAATTACAGGATTGCGGTATTGCAGCTTTGTCGATACATGGTCGTACACGTGCCCAGATGTATACCGGAGAAGCCGACTGGACTTTGATTGGTGCGGTAAAGAATAATCCGAGAATGACGATCCCGATTATCGGTAATGGAGATGTGACATCTGCGGAAATATGCAGGCAACGCTTTGATACGTATGGCGTTGATGGCGTCATGATCGGTCGAGGAAGTATCGGTCGGCCGTGGATTTTCCGGGAAGTCAAGCATTATCTGACGACGGGCGAATTATTGCCCCCTGAATCTTTTCATTGGTACCTGGATATTCTGAAAGAACAGGTAACAGACAGTGTGAACCGACTTGACGAACGGCGGGGCATTTTGCATATTCGCCGGCATTTGGCAGCCACTTCTCTCTTTAAAGGCATTCCGGATTTTAAGCAGACACGCGTGGCGATGTTGCGGGCGGAAACCGTGAAAGAATTATTCGAAATAATGGATTCAATTCCCGAAAAATTCGAAATTTGA
- a CDS encoding nitrilase-related carbon-nitrogen hydrolase: protein MRIGLIFILLGFSFLTSTGRTQTEQSSLKVALVQAQLAWGNVDANLEAFDRRIRQCTNCDLIVFPELFTSGCEMKKKNAQEKADLKDLVAAQYPRIIQYMQQWARETQALIIGSTIYKEENLYFNRLLAVFPDGKYQIYDKHNCFKKGSFSPGKERLIFTWKGHRFSPYICYDLRFPNWSRNQDEYDTAIYIANWPESRQSDWEKLLQERAMENQVNVIAVNCVGTDSAGIVYQGGSRLLNADGEIVAQCPDNEETVLIGELKQ from the coding sequence ATGCGTATAGGTCTCATCTTCATTCTGCTTGGATTTTCATTCCTGACTTCTACAGGTCGGACTCAGACAGAACAATCATCATTAAAAGTAGCTCTTGTACAAGCCCAACTTGCCTGGGGAAACGTAGATGCCAATCTGGAAGCTTTTGACAGACGGATCAGGCAGTGTACAAACTGTGACCTGATTGTTTTTCCCGAACTATTTACATCCGGCTGCGAAATGAAAAAGAAGAATGCACAGGAAAAGGCAGACTTAAAGGATCTGGTCGCCGCTCAATATCCCCGCATTATCCAATATATGCAGCAGTGGGCCCGGGAAACTCAGGCGCTCATCATCGGATCAACCATTTACAAAGAAGAGAATCTTTATTTCAACCGTCTGCTGGCCGTCTTTCCGGATGGGAAATATCAGATTTACGACAAGCACAACTGTTTCAAGAAAGGAAGCTTCTCGCCGGGCAAAGAACGCCTGATCTTTACCTGGAAAGGACACCGTTTTTCTCCTTATATCTGTTATGATCTCCGGTTTCCTAACTGGAGCAGAAACCAGGATGAATATGATACAGCCATCTATATTGCCAACTGGCCCGAATCCCGTCAAAGTGATTGGGAAAAATTACTGCAAGAACGAGCCATGGAAAATCAGGTAAACGTGATTGCCGTCAATTGTGTGGGAACTGATTCTGCCGGTATTGTATATCAGGGAGGCAGCCGTTTGTTAAATGCCGACGGAGAAATCGTAGCCCAATGTCCGGACAATGAAGAAACAGTCCTTATCGGCGAACTGAAGCAATAA
- a CDS encoding 3-phosphoshikimate 1-carboxyvinyltransferase produces the protein MNYKIKSPEAALKAVVQLPSSKSICNRALILNALSYSPYPIQNLSDCDDTAVLVKALNSNDRDFDIQAAGTAMRFLTAFLAKVVGEWTITGTERMKNRPIKILVDALNAVGARIEYIEKEGFPPLRIFGSALQGGEISLSGGVSSQYISALLMVAPLMEKGLILHLEGNIVSRPYILLTLQLMEQFGVKAEWKGATIRVAPQEYHPIPFTVESDWSAASYWYEMMALSRQADIQLNGLFKHSLQGDAAGAKLFAQLGVGTSFTSDGVVLKKTGNVTRKLVYDFVNEPDLAQTFVVTCAGMNIPFRFSGLQSLKIKETDRMEALKQELRKLGYVLKDSCNSILEWDGERCEAEENPVIATYEDHRMAMAFAPLALVRPAGIEMAHPEVVSKSYPHYWEHLAQAGFQIEEKSV, from the coding sequence ATGAATTACAAAATAAAGTCTCCGGAAGCAGCACTGAAGGCTGTTGTGCAGCTGCCTTCATCGAAAAGTATCTGCAACCGGGCATTAATCCTGAATGCGCTTAGCTATAGCCCCTATCCTATCCAGAATCTTTCGGATTGTGATGATACGGCTGTCCTGGTTAAGGCTTTAAACTCGAACGACCGGGATTTTGATATTCAGGCAGCAGGAACAGCGATGCGGTTTCTGACAGCATTCCTGGCAAAGGTCGTAGGTGAATGGACAATTACCGGGACAGAGCGGATGAAGAATCGTCCGATAAAGATATTAGTAGACGCACTCAATGCGGTTGGAGCTCGGATTGAGTACATCGAGAAGGAAGGTTTTCCTCCCTTACGGATTTTCGGTAGTGCACTTCAGGGCGGAGAAATTTCTTTATCTGGTGGCGTTAGTTCGCAGTATATTTCTGCTTTGCTGATGGTGGCACCGTTAATGGAGAAAGGTTTGATACTTCATCTGGAAGGGAATATTGTTTCACGGCCTTATATTTTACTGACACTTCAGCTGATGGAGCAGTTTGGAGTGAAGGCTGAATGGAAAGGAGCTACCATCCGTGTAGCACCGCAAGAATATCATCCGATTCCTTTTACGGTGGAATCAGACTGGAGTGCGGCTTCTTACTGGTATGAAATGATGGCTTTGTCACGCCAGGCCGACATACAGCTGAACGGATTGTTTAAACATAGTTTGCAAGGAGATGCTGCCGGAGCCAAGCTGTTTGCTCAGCTGGGTGTGGGAACTTCGTTTACGTCAGACGGTGTTGTCTTGAAAAAGACCGGAAATGTAACGCGTAAGTTAGTGTATGATTTCGTAAATGAACCGGATCTGGCGCAGACCTTTGTGGTAACATGTGCGGGCATGAATATACCGTTCCGATTTTCCGGACTCCAAAGTCTGAAGATTAAAGAGACAGACCGGATGGAAGCATTAAAGCAGGAATTGCGTAAGTTAGGCTATGTGTTGAAAGACAGCTGCAACAGCATCCTGGAATGGGATGGAGAAAGGTGTGAAGCAGAAGAAAATCCGGTGATAGCAACTTACGAGGATCATCGGATGGCGATGGCCTTTGCTCCACTGGCATTGGTACGTCCGGCAGGAATTGAGATGGCTCATCCGGAAGTAGTCAGTAAGAGTTATCCTCATTATTGGGAGCATTTGGCACAGGCCGGTTTCCAGATAGAAGAAAAATCAGTATAA
- a CDS encoding phospholipase, giving the protein MWYIILSLVVLGIVAAILGYFRNRKLQKMLERGEITEIPEPKEIPEECCGQHEVCERDSLLAAVSKSIEYYNDEELDRFKGVEADAYDEAAVDEFRDVLFTLQEVEVAGWLRSLQLRGINLPDELKDEAFLIVGERRIH; this is encoded by the coding sequence ATGTGGTATATCATATTAAGTCTGGTTGTATTGGGTATTGTTGCTGCTATTTTAGGTTATTTCCGTAACCGGAAACTGCAGAAGATGCTGGAGCGGGGAGAAATTACCGAGATACCGGAACCTAAGGAAATTCCTGAAGAATGCTGCGGACAGCATGAAGTATGCGAGCGGGATAGCTTGTTGGCTGCCGTCAGCAAATCAATTGAATATTATAATGACGAAGAGCTTGACCGCTTCAAAGGTGTGGAGGCGGATGCTTATGATGAAGCTGCTGTAGATGAATTCCGAGACGTCTTGTTTACTTTACAGGAAGTTGAAGTCGCCGGATGGTTGCGCAGTTTGCAATTGCGTGGAATCAATTTGCCGGATGAACTGAAGGACGAGGCTTTTCTGATTGTCGGTGAGCGGAGAATTCATTAA
- a CDS encoding metal ABC transporter permease gives MELFQYAFFQHALLGSLFTAIACGLVGTYIVSRRLVFISGGITHASFGGLGLGFYLGMNPIASAMLFAVLAAFGVEWASKSQQIREDSAIAGVWSLGMALGVIFIFLTPGYAPNLSAYLFGNILTIAPTDILASAVLSIVVLLLFGIFTREIIYVAFDPAFAKTQQLPVRLIEYMMMCLIAVTIVLAIRMVGIMLLMSLLTLPQITVNLLTSDFRKIMWGSVLIGFGGSVVGLFLSYYLNIPSGAFIILVLVLFFLAVKAIKALLIR, from the coding sequence ATGGAATTGTTTCAATATGCTTTTTTCCAACATGCCCTGTTAGGTAGTTTGTTTACTGCCATAGCCTGTGGACTGGTGGGAACATATATCGTTTCCCGGCGTCTGGTATTCATCAGCGGAGGTATTACACATGCGTCCTTTGGTGGTTTGGGTTTGGGATTCTACTTAGGGATGAATCCGATCGCATCGGCTATGCTGTTTGCCGTCCTGGCTGCCTTTGGTGTAGAATGGGCCAGTAAATCTCAGCAGATACGTGAAGATTCGGCAATTGCTGGAGTCTGGTCATTAGGAATGGCTTTAGGTGTGATCTTTATCTTTCTGACACCAGGTTATGCTCCGAATCTGTCAGCCTATCTTTTTGGAAATATCCTGACCATAGCTCCAACTGATATTTTAGCGAGTGCAGTTTTGTCGATTGTTGTACTTCTTCTGTTCGGCATCTTTACGCGAGAGATCATATATGTAGCTTTTGATCCGGCGTTTGCCAAAACACAGCAATTGCCGGTCCGTCTGATTGAATATATGATGATGTGCCTGATTGCTGTTACGATTGTACTGGCGATCCGTATGGTTGGTATCATGTTGCTGATGAGTTTGCTGACATTACCGCAGATCACGGTTAATTTATTAACCTCCGATTTCAGGAAGATCATGTGGGGCAGCGTGCTGATCGGCTTTGGAGGTTCCGTCGTTGGTCTGTTCTTGTCTTATTATTTGAATATACCTTCAGGCGCGTTTATTATCTTGGTACTGGTATTGTTCTTTTTGGCTGTAAAGGCAATAAAAGCGCTTCTGATACGTTAA
- a CDS encoding tetratricopeptide repeat protein: MKKGFYYIVALFVVSLLWSCSTKKNTRFNRFYHALNSRFNIYYNGKTSFDEALLSMQTGYKENYSDMILMYPISAQPKEKAETGGPFDRAIEKSNKAIKLHSIKTKPKKKAGWRKDPKQVTWQNQEEYNPFLKKCWMLMGEAQFYNADFLQASATFSYITRHYKEDEELVASAKLWQARCYAEMGWNYEAEDILGKLNTNGIPKKCLNQYAAVYADYLIKNQQFEDAIPYMRTAIKAEKNRLQKSRMRYLLGQMYASLEMDGMAYKTFGEVIRSNPPYELEFAARIRQTEVFSGSDYQKVVKRLERMAKNQKNKDMLDQVYYALGNVYMSREDTANAIKNYELGVEKSTQNGLDKALCQIRLGDLYFEKRDYVKAQPNFSGALAGIQKEYKDYERISKLSAVLDELVVHVEAVHLQDSLQTLAKMPEKERLAVIDKIIEQVKEEEKRAQEEAEKEAFLAEQSAKGTGINRPGTEANTVTLPTASGSASFYFYNPQAVAQGKTQFQRKWGRRPLEDDWRRRKKTLTTFNDPNDMGEETDQEGMEGGQLADLAAGGAGDTSSVVSSDDPKSREYYLQQLPMTPEDVEASNVIIEDGLYNMAMIYKDKLEDLSLSIEAFQNLEKRFPDNSHLMESYYQIYLMALRLKDTGLAEEYKQKMMAKFPGSDYAVAISDPNYEYNMRMMDVVQDSIYEQTYERYLAEDTSAVRRNYRMVSQKYPLAKLLPKFMFLDALTYVQAGDAEGFKTALKALLDKYPSEDVSELAGEMLKGVLRGRQMVQGGVTGMTWNLRFGTGDDGSLSAADSARTFKAEPNVPYRMVMIYPTGLIDRNQLLFTVAAYNFANFMVKQLDMSFEESGIASIFVLSGFYNFDEAWHYYKMIYGQGGYASNLDKAIDILPISEDNYETLMHGKTLDEYVAFFDEHFHDKAPELAARWAARKEAQAEEAEKKANESSETTPADSLTVPADSVSSRQHVPESPIPADEKQPVPEVEKPSVLDSTVVTVPDTSVILPDDTVQPVLEEQLLPEKEKPDFTAPKPEKDKGLTLEDIEKIRRLQAEAEEMQKEEARRVFEAEQEAEQVELELNAKIRAEIEAQQQAEEERLLKAKEERERKLETDRKAKLKQAEADRKAKLKAREELRKEKERAYKERLKQKEKERKEKERAYKQKLKEREKARKAELKAREEARKNREKSKE, from the coding sequence TTGAAGAAAGGATTTTATTATATAGTCGCTTTGTTTGTGGTGTCATTGCTTTGGTCGTGCAGTACAAAGAAAAACACCCGGTTCAATCGTTTTTATCATGCGTTGAATTCTCGCTTTAATATCTATTACAACGGGAAAACATCGTTTGATGAGGCTTTGTTGTCGATGCAAACTGGCTATAAGGAGAATTATTCTGATATGATTCTGATGTATCCGATCAGTGCACAGCCGAAAGAAAAGGCTGAGACAGGCGGACCTTTCGACCGGGCTATAGAGAAAAGCAACAAGGCAATCAAATTACACTCCATCAAGACCAAGCCGAAGAAGAAAGCCGGCTGGCGCAAAGATCCTAAACAAGTTACATGGCAGAATCAGGAAGAATATAATCCGTTCCTGAAGAAATGCTGGATGTTAATGGGCGAAGCTCAGTTTTATAACGCCGACTTTCTGCAGGCATCTGCAACTTTCTCTTATATTACCCGCCATTATAAGGAAGATGAAGAACTGGTTGCTTCAGCCAAACTCTGGCAGGCTCGTTGTTATGCCGAGATGGGCTGGAATTATGAGGCAGAAGATATTTTGGGGAAACTGAATACAAACGGTATCCCGAAGAAGTGCTTGAATCAGTATGCTGCCGTTTATGCGGATTATTTGATCAAGAATCAGCAGTTTGAAGACGCTATTCCTTATATGCGAACCGCTATTAAAGCGGAAAAGAACCGATTACAGAAGAGCCGGATGCGGTATTTACTCGGACAAATGTATGCTTCTCTTGAAATGGACGGCATGGCGTATAAAACTTTTGGTGAAGTTATTCGTTCTAATCCGCCTTATGAACTGGAATTTGCGGCTCGTATCCGTCAGACGGAAGTCTTTTCGGGCAGTGATTACCAGAAGGTGGTAAAGCGTCTGGAACGGATGGCCAAGAACCAGAAGAATAAAGACATGCTGGATCAGGTGTATTATGCTTTGGGTAATGTTTATATGAGCCGGGAAGATACGGCCAATGCCATTAAGAACTATGAATTAGGTGTTGAGAAAAGTACGCAGAATGGATTGGACAAGGCGCTTTGCCAGATCCGTTTGGGCGATTTGTATTTCGAGAAACGAGACTATGTAAAGGCGCAGCCGAACTTCAGTGGGGCTTTGGCCGGCATTCAGAAGGAATATAAAGACTATGAGCGTATTTCTAAGTTATCGGCTGTATTGGACGAACTGGTTGTCCATGTAGAAGCCGTCCATTTGCAGGACAGTTTGCAGACGTTGGCCAAGATGCCGGAGAAAGAACGTCTGGCCGTGATTGATAAGATTATCGAACAGGTAAAGGAAGAAGAGAAGAGAGCGCAGGAGGAAGCCGAGAAAGAAGCATTCTTGGCTGAACAGAGCGCAAAAGGAACCGGTATTAATCGTCCGGGTACGGAAGCGAATACGGTTACACTGCCAACGGCTTCAGGAAGCGCGTCGTTTTATTTCTATAATCCGCAGGCTGTAGCTCAGGGAAAGACTCAGTTCCAACGGAAATGGGGACGTCGCCCGTTGGAAGATGACTGGCGCCGGAGAAAGAAAACGCTCACAACATTCAATGATCCGAATGATATGGGTGAGGAAACCGACCAAGAAGGCATGGAAGGCGGACAATTGGCTGACTTAGCTGCCGGTGGTGCCGGAGATACATCTTCTGTCGTAAGCTCGGATGATCCGAAGTCGCGGGAATATTATTTGCAGCAGCTGCCTATGACTCCTGAAGATGTGGAAGCTTCGAACGTAATCATTGAGGACGGTTTGTATAACATGGCCATGATTTATAAGGATAAACTGGAAGATCTATCGCTCTCCATAGAGGCTTTCCAGAATTTAGAGAAGCGTTTCCCGGATAATTCGCACCTGATGGAAAGTTATTATCAGATTTATCTGATGGCTTTGCGCCTGAAAGATACAGGTTTAGCTGAGGAATATAAACAGAAGATGATGGCGAAGTTCCCGGGCAGTGATTATGCTGTGGCAATTTCCGACCCGAATTATGAATATAATATGCGGATGATGGATGTCGTTCAGGATTCTATCTATGAACAGACATACGAGCGTTATCTGGCAGAAGATACTTCGGCTGTACGCCGGAATTACCGAATGGTCAGTCAGAAATATCCATTGGCAAAACTGTTACCTAAGTTTATGTTCCTGGATGCGTTGACTTATGTACAGGCCGGCGATGCTGAAGGCTTCAAGACTGCTTTGAAAGCCTTGCTGGATAAATATCCTTCAGAAGATGTCTCGGAACTGGCCGGTGAGATGCTGAAAGGTGTTTTACGGGGTCGTCAGATGGTTCAGGGCGGCGTAACGGGAATGACGTGGAATCTTCGTTTTGGAACAGGCGACGACGGCTCTTTGTCTGCGGCTGATTCGGCCCGGACCTTTAAGGCAGAACCGAATGTTCCTTACCGGATGGTTATGATTTATCCGACCGGATTAATCGATCGGAATCAGCTGCTCTTTACCGTGGCAGCCTATAACTTCGCCAATTTTATGGTAAAACAGCTGGATATGTCGTTTGAAGAATCCGGGATTGCAAGTATCTTTGTGCTGAGCGGCTTCTATAATTTCGATGAGGCCTGGCATTATTATAAGATGATTTATGGTCAAGGCGGCTATGCTTCAAACTTGGATAAGGCTATTGATATTTTGCCTATATCAGAAGATAATTACGAGACATTGATGCATGGCAAGACGTTGGATGAGTATGTCGCTTTCTTCGATGAACATTTCCATGACAAAGCTCCGGAATTGGCAGCTCGCTGGGCAGCACGAAAAGAGGCACAGGCCGAAGAAGCTGAGAAGAAAGCCAATGAATCGTCGGAAACAACTCCGGCAGATTCCTTGACAGTTCCGGCGGATTCAGTCTCATCCCGTCAGCATGTTCCGGAATCTCCAATACCAGCTGATGAGAAACAGCCAGTACCGGAAGTAGAAAAACCGTCGGTTCTTGACAGTACGGTTGTAACTGTTCCGGATACTTCCGTTATTCTGCCGGATGATACGGTTCAGCCTGTATTGGAAGAACAGCTGTTGCCTGAAAAGGAAAAGCCTGACTTTACGGCTCCTAAACCGGAGAAAGACAAAGGCTTGACATTGGAAGATATCGAAAAGATCCGTCGTTTGCAGGCGGAAGCTGAAGAAATGCAGAAAGAAGAAGCTCGTCGGGTATTCGAGGCAGAGCAGGAAGCCGAACAGGTAGAATTAGAGCTGAATGCGAAGATCCGGGCTGAAATAGAAGCGCAGCAGCAGGCTGAAGAAGAAAGACTGTTGAAGGCGAAAGAAGAACGCGAGCGGAAACTGGAAACCGACCGGAAAGCAAAACTGAAACAGGCTGAGGCCGATCGGAAAGCGAAGCTGAAGGCTCGTGAAGAACTCCGTAAGGAGAAAGAACGGGCTTACAAAGAACGGCTGAAGCAGAAGGAAAAAGAACGTAAGGAAAAAGAACGGGCCTATAAACAGAAACTGAAGGAACGGGAAAAAGCACGTAAAGCCGAGCTGAAAGCCCGTGAAGAGGCACGTAAAAATAGGGAGAAGAGTAAAGAATGA
- a CDS encoding bifunctional riboflavin kinase/FAD synthetase, which translates to MIVIDRSRQVELPEALVATIGFFDGVHLGHRFLIDQLKKVADKEGLPSAVITFREHPRAVLHADYQPKLLNTWEEKQTQLATTGVDYCLVLDFTLELSRFSAAEFITKILAEAFRVKALLIGYDHRFGHDRAEGFDQYVVYGKALGMDVIQALPYDNGQTKVSSSEVRRLLAEGEVKQAAVLLSYPYSLKGKIVKGHQVGRTIGFPTANLSVEDSRKILPGNGVYAVWAVLSGKRYKGMLSIGNRPTLDDGNSQSIEVYLLDFSGDLYGAEMEVSFVYQLRANRKFPSLADLKAQLETDRCETDRLLG; encoded by the coding sequence ATGATTGTAATAGATAGAAGCAGACAAGTTGAACTTCCGGAAGCACTGGTTGCAACGATAGGCTTTTTCGATGGTGTACATCTGGGCCATCGTTTCCTGATAGACCAGTTGAAGAAGGTGGCGGATAAGGAAGGTTTGCCTTCGGCTGTCATCACGTTTCGGGAACATCCCAGGGCTGTTCTGCATGCGGATTATCAGCCGAAATTATTGAATACATGGGAGGAAAAACAAACCCAGTTGGCTACGACAGGTGTGGATTATTGTCTGGTTCTCGATTTTACGTTGGAGTTATCCCGTTTTTCGGCAGCTGAATTTATTACTAAAATACTGGCCGAAGCTTTTCGGGTAAAGGCTTTACTGATAGGTTATGATCATCGTTTCGGGCATGATCGGGCCGAAGGATTTGATCAGTATGTTGTATATGGGAAGGCTTTGGGAATGGATGTGATCCAGGCTCTACCTTATGATAATGGGCAGACGAAAGTAAGTTCTTCTGAAGTTCGTCGGCTCTTGGCAGAAGGCGAGGTGAAACAGGCGGCAGTTCTGTTATCATATCCTTATTCTCTGAAGGGAAAGATTGTAAAAGGACACCAGGTAGGACGTACAATCGGTTTCCCGACAGCCAACCTTTCGGTAGAAGATTCTCGTAAGATCCTACCCGGAAATGGTGTTTATGCAGTCTGGGCTGTTCTTTCCGGTAAACGTTATAAAGGCATGCTTTCTATAGGAAACAGACCGACACTGGATGATGGGAATAGTCAGTCCATAGAAGTGTATTTATTGGATTTTTCGGGAGATTTGTATGGCGCGGAAATGGAAGTCTCGTTCGTTTACCAGCTTCGGGCAAACCGTAAATTCCCTTCGCTGGCCGATTTGAAGGCGCAGTTGGAAACCGACCGCTGCGAAACCGACCGCCTGCTGGGTTGA